aaaaaactataataaattatgaaaacaaTTTCCTAGTTATTACTCTTTGGCTATGGGATGGGaacatgtaaaatttaaaaagtattatttttattttcataatttttttattaatttatttatattttgttggtGTTCAATAACAATTCTATTACATAATAATCTGACTTTATTAATAAACTaactttgattataaataaattaaataatttataattatttaaattctcaaaaatgaattaaaaacttTTCATATTTAGACATCCtacaagttataattttttttatcactttttacattttctcgtactttttaataaaattagaaataaaaataaaacataagtgaGTTCTAGTGTTTATTGAGTATTTGgtaaaaagagaaattaattttattaggcacataaaaaatcatctaaaaaattactataaaaaattaacaaaaatataaatatacaaaaattaataatgttaaaatttttataaggactcaaatatattttatcctatTCTTTTTAACCGAGATTTCCGAGTTATTATGTTGCAGGCTTTCACCCTTCAGCAGAAAGTTAATAAGTCACCCAACACTGTGACACACATCCCCCCGTTTCCGTATCTCTCCGAAATTTCTGTTAGATTGTTTCTGTTCTGTGTCAGAGAAATCAGTGCAACAAAAATGGACGATGCCGAAACCAAAGGAAGAATCGAAGAAACTGTTCGCAGGGTTTTGCAAGAATCGGACATGGACGAGGTTACTGAGTCTAAGATTCGAAAACAGGCCTCCGAACAACTTGGCCTCGACCTGTCTCAGCCCCATTTTAAAGCCTTCGTCAAACAGGTCGTGAAGGCTTTTCtccaagaagaagaacaaagacagcaacaacagcaacaagatgaagatgatgatgatgaagaagaagaacaaggaGGAGTTTCCAAGGGCAAGGAGTACGATGATGAAGGCGATCTCATCATCTGCAGGgtctgttttttctttcttttctctgaaCCCCTTTTGGGCATTTTACAGGTGGCAATAGGAAAAAagtgaattttcttttcttttttggtgatttcaGCTTTCAGATAAGAGAAGGGTGACGATTCAGGATTTCAGAGGGAAAACATTGGTCTCCATTCGGGAGTATTATAAAAAGGATGGCAAGGAGCTTCCTACTTCCAAAGGTTACTTAGTGTTCTTTGTTTcctttaagctttttttttcttcttctttcgatTCTGCTGATTCTTTTTGTAAAGGGAAATCGGTTTTGGACTGTGGGGGTCTGaaagttttgatttttctttttgtttttcgaAATAGGGGTTGGTTATGgttttgttttaagtttttttaacctTATGTACTAAACCTTGTCATTAAATTTTAGCTAATTAgcagaggggggggggggggggggggggggtggagTTCCTTTATGATGTTCTATGGTTTCTGAACGCATCTTTCTCTAATTCGAAAACAAAGTCATTAGTCATGACTAtagcctttttttaaaaaaaatttgtgggAATCGAAGATAATGTCAAGAGGTTTACAATAACTCTCACATCCTGTTCAACCAACTGATGCATGGCTGCAGTTATGTTTCAAATGTCTTCAGTTTCAGCTCAACTTTAGCATTTCACATGACGGTCTATAGTTGGgcacataaaaaaaagtttggggACTTGGTTATAGATTAACATTAGCTTTGAAACAGTAGGAGTGTAGGGCCAGAGTGGGTTGTAAATAAGAACATTTGGACCAAAATGGATTGGGGTTCTTCCCTGTCTCAGAATTACttcattatgttaattaattggaCTGGTCTATATTTATTCCTTTCACATATCATTAAAATGTCTTGAATTGAAACTACCTACCTGTCTTCAATTTAAGTTTGGTTGCATTTTTCATTGGACTACACCTATCCACTCTATGTTGCCAATTTGACTAGATAGAAGCCTCAGTATTGCAGTTGGCATGCCAAAATTCATCCAGTTAATAAATTCCTCTGCAGCTTAGCATGAAAGTGCTTATGCATATTTGAGCCTATCTTGTGTTGCATTTCTGTTCTGCATTTGATTTTGCTTGCTGGTTGTAATGCCCATGTGTGGATTGATAAACAGAACCTTTTACTAACAAACATAGCAGCTTTTATACTATATAGAAAAAGCAAAATTCTGTATCTGCATAAATACATATGTTGTTTGTTCCTGATAAAGTTTTTCTTCTCCTATCTAACCTAGAACCAGAACTATGAAAAGAAAGTAAGATTTGTTGCTACTGCTTTTTggccatttttttttgtatatataattttggtttcCTTATACAACTCATGATGCTGATCAATTATTGAAGGTTGTTTTCGAATTCTGACTTTCATTTTGTGTTTCAGGAATAAGTTTGACAGAAGAGCAGTGGTCAACCTTTAAGAAAAATGTGCCTGCCATAGAAAAAGCCATTAAGAAAATGGAGTCAAGTTGATACCGAGTTGACCTCTCAACTCTCAAGTGATGTGGCTTTGCTTGTTTCTTTTTGGTGAATATATCCTGCACCATGGTGCCCCTTTGATACTGGACCTTTTTGTTAAAGGACTTGAAGTCACTGTGaatgttttttgtgttttgcaACCTGAGTGGCTAGAGAGCCATTTCAGGAAGGCTAAACTGAATGCCAGTGTAACTTCAAACTGAATACATTTAAGTCTATTATTTCCTTCAATGTCGTTTTAACTCAGTTTCTTACGTGCATGTTTTTGGATTACCCTTGCTATCCTTCCAAAATTACTTTCAACCCAAAAGTAACAAAAAGCATGTGTCCCCTTACGCATTTCTCAACCctaaagtataaaaaaacatgTCTCTCCAAACTTATTTTTCAACCCAAGAGTATCAAAAAGCATTCTTCTCCTAACGTACTTTCAACACCAACAAATGGTAATTCAAACATAGCTTAAGTTGTCACAGCATTTGCTAGACACAGGCTTGTTTCCTGTTAGTAGTTTGCGATGGTTTTGGGTTCAATTTGGTAATGTGCTGCAAAAACATTGGATTATGGTGCAAACTGCGGATAATCATGAACACATTGTGTCCCCACTGATAAACTATTAGGTAGATTGTCTGCGGTCAGATAGAGACAAAGAAAGTGAAAGTATATTCTTTaccatttattttgtttttatagaaaaacaaTTGAGCCGTGGGATTATAAATGCAAGGTTACTTGTGTGAATTTGAATGCAGAGAATTCGATTCTTAAGCGAAACTTGCTGCTAAGTGTTTATTGGATCTGGTTTTTGGGAGGAAAAATGTCTTTTGACATCCAAAATCAGTTAACACCTTGAGAGTGATGAAAAGAGGAACAAGCAGAAATTAGGAGTACTTGATATTTAAGGGTGTTGCGATTTTCTTTGGGAAGCTGTTTGATAGTCATGTGTTGTGATTTTATGCTGAGTAGATTTTCAAAAGTTGGAATGTGTGCTTTTTtagttctgattttttttaaaaataaattaatccttGAATTTTCacaaatataattgaatattgattaataataattcattaaCATGTAActaaataatagaataaataacACATAAATCAATTGTACAGGTAATTACaatataaatcaataataaaatagaaatattcattattattagttatttttaataaaatatattttttatcataacaaTTAGTATTTCTTTTTGATACAGATAGCAATTAGTATTTAAGATAGCataagaatttattttcttataattaaatacaCGTTTATGATTTGctattctaaatttgaaatttgaaatagaaTATATACAGTGTACGTtatacttataatataaaacgtgataataaaaaaatcgtgatagtaaaaaaaatataataatcataaaatcaAGATTCATTTAGGTTTTAAagattttattgaacaaaatatatatacttgttATAAGTGTCTTgttactataaataaataaattgatatatttttatgaattttaaaaaaagaaaatgaaagcaagaaaagaatgaatatggtgatatataattgataattggtgataattaaaaaagaaaatcaaaatctaAAAGTTGAAAGTAGGCGTCGAGTGCTGTACGTATCTTGTCATTACTTTGTTAAAGTGTTAATCTCTTCTAAGTTCTAAGGCATATTTCCGCTACACAAAGTCATTGACCATTGACAAAAGCATAGAAAAGTTTTTTCCCTTATAAAGCACTGACTTTCACGCAGAACTAGTTCTGTTGGTGTTGACATTATGGGCGCTGGTGACTACTACAAAATACTGAAGGTGAAGCATGATGCCACGGATGAAGAGTTGAAGAACcatgaaaggaaggaagagtTTGAGGCCAAGCTCAAGCAGCTTTCTGAGGCCTATGATGTGCTAAGTGACCCTAACAAGCGCCAGATGTATGACTTTTACGGTGATAATTATCTCCTTGACTCTAATACGAAGGATGCAGTGGTGGATCAATGCAGCTTTCTTTGTTCCCTTGAAGAGCTTTACAACGGTTGCAAAGAGAAGTATAAGGTCTCAAGGACGTACTGTTTCTGATAAATTCGGGTAATTATCTAATCCATGCCCTTCTTTGCTTCATTGCATACATGCTGAGATTTAGACACTGATTCTTAGCTATGTTATTGCCCTTTTTAAATCAGAATTGGAGTTTCATACCGGTAACTTACGTTGACATTTAATACGTGAATTAGCTTCgtaaaactctaattttgattgaaaaataacacTAAAAACACCTAAGTTTTGTCCATAACAGAATTGGAAGGGCCGATGTAAATTCAAGATACATACAACTACTATCATTAATTGACATCGCAAGTTTGTGTTTGCTACAAAGCTAGGCTTTGAATTGAAACATTACCAACaatgaaccttttttttttagggcCACTAACATTGAACTCAAAATCACTTTTGTTTAACTTTAACTgttatcaaatgtttttttttttttaatttgctgcTAATATGGAATTGTATTAAATAAagtatgatgtttttttttttgttgtacgATAAATCTTGGACAGTTTGCATGGTACCATGCCTTGTCTGTCTGTCCTTTTGTTTGGTTgtctttattattattggtgtttttatcattattatgttTGGATTCTATACTTGCTGTTGTTTTCGTAGGTTTTTTCTTTTGGCGTTACACTTAATTATTTGGCTTGATCATGCACGTTTGTCAAGCCACGCATATACCTAACATGTATCTGTATGCTGTGCCCACAAGTGAAGAAAAGAAGgtgaaatttatttgttttggggATTTGCGTTTCCCCCCTTGATGTTATGTGTATGTAAAATATGTTTCATTGGCTTGTGTGAATATCAGGCTTGTGTTATGTAAACTATATTTCTTTGGTTTGTTTGAATATAAGGCTTATTTTCTGTTGAACCTGTCTATTTGGATCGAATTTCTATCAACATAAAAGTTGGagcatatatttttcattttttgttttgtcagAGTATTAAAGTCTGTTGAAGAAATTTTGAAGATAGACATAAAACCTGGTTGGGAAAATGGCACAAAAATCACTTTTCCTGGAAAAGGCAACAAAGAACAAGGTGCTCCAGCTGATCTAGTTTTTGTGTTGGGTGAGAGGCCTCATGCTATTTTCAAGAGGGATAGAAATGATCTTGTAGTGATCCAGAAGATATTACTTGCAGATGCTCTCACGGGAACGAGTCTTAACTTGACTACCTCGGATGGAAGAGATCTCACAATCCAAGTGACAGATATTGTAAAATCAGGCTATGAGCTGGTGGTCCCAAATGAAGGCATGCCCATCTCAAAGAAACCTGGCAAGAAAGAGAATCTTAGAATCAAGTTTGATGTTATCTGTCCATCAAGGCTGACCACACAACAGAAGTGTGATCTAAGAAGGATTCAGAGTGATGCTGATtactaaacaaatattttgagTCTAATAGTTGTAACTATCCATTAACCTTCTTTCACATGAAAATAAGTTTACACTGTATATAACTAAGTAATTCTAATAATCTggggaaaaaatgtaaattatattaaacccaaaatgatacaataataaacggGGTATACCCCgcagttaaagaaaataaaaaatctcctTGATacaagatgctaaaacaaatgcaacaggtgcacttgtctatacataagaaatcCAATGCTGATGTTTGATGGCTTGGGTATAGGTAGAAGGTTTTGTATCAAGGGAGATAGAGAGGGAGTATGCTTTGTGTTGCGGTGAAAAGGAATCATGCGAGAGGTGGGAACTGATAGGATAGGAACATTTGGATCACTAGTGGGATTTGCATGAACCTCTGTAGAAGAACCACCATGGTTATGTTGCGAGGCATTGATAAGTGTGTTTGTTCAGCACTGCTCCAAGATGGAGCTCTGCTACcatcaaataattttgaaggAAGTAATTCTAATAATCTATATGAAGTCAGGGGTTGCTCCTGAGATTTTTGATGCCCACGAgcgaaccaaaaaaaaattatgctcttataatcatttaaatattattcttgttttttttttcacaactgataaataatttgttcacaatcaagattaaaaaaaacattttcaataagATTTTAACATCTTCAATTTTGATAGATGCATAGATGCAACtgtaacataaataattaatattatattaaaatatgttttttattcttaagaAATAGGAAACGttcatatttcatatttgtaaagaattttgtttattttttgtcctcataaaattataatatgtcaAATTTTGACCTAAAACGAGATTCGGGTAAATTCGAACCTGCGTtggtattttttaagaatagaaAATGCAATCTGTGgcattgtttttgaaatttttgtcaaattttttacaatttatgatattttttaaacccTAAATTTATGACCACATTGGCATTGTCTGATTATAACATTACATAGTTCTTAAGGCCCACATTAGCATTGAAACTTTAGAACCTCATTGGCATTGTCTGATTATAACATTACATAGTTCTTAAGGCCCACATTAGCATTGACACATTAGAACCACATTGGCACTGTCACATTATAACCTTACATATTGCTTAAGCCCACCACTGTATGAAGTTTGTGCATATTACAAATATAACTAAAGAAAGACTATATCAGGAAAACCAACTTTACTTGCTGATCATGTAACTAGTTAAAAGAGTGTAGCTGCACAAACATACCAGCTTGTTAGTTTCTTAGGTGACTTTAAAATGAGCATTCCATTGAAGCTGTGGAGTTGAAagcaagggtgttgcccttgttGGAATTGGATGACTCTTTTTTTGATGTTGAAGAATTGAATGACTCTGAAAACCTTTTAGAATACGAAAAATTATAGATGATGGGTGCCATGTTGGTTCTTCTGGCGGGGAATTAATGATAAACCAAGAAGCTAGAGGAGTCTGAGGTTTCTTATTTGGTTTGGAATTTGGATGATGGCAAACTGGTTGAAACTTAGAATATATAGAAATTAACAAAGTAGTAGGAAGCTAATATGTGATTTCCTTTGAAATGAATCATATTCTTTCAAGTGGGAAGCTGTAAAATGGACCATTGGAGCTAATTAGACAAAATTCTAGAGCAAAAGTGCTAGAATCAGTAGCTGGTGCTAGCACCATTCAGTATTCAACGTTAGTTAAATGGCCGTTGGCATGACATGACATTATtgtgaaataaacaaataattaaatgatgcAGCCATTTGAGTTTTCCTGTTTCCCCCAAGAAAAGGTATAATCCTgcttttaacaatattttaaaagtactAGAACTATATTGAATTATActtgtattaatattttttttaaaaaaatttaaaatataattattttcttaaaataaatcgCTATTAAATTATATCGCAGATGGTTAGCTAAAGTAGGAAAAGACAATTCTTGCATGAGCATGAACAGCCTACAAAAAATTTAAGATGAACCGAAAGGgagtaattatatttataaatttatttcctCTTTCATATCTTGTATCTCATTTCATCTATATTTATCTGTTTGTCGCATTATTTATCACACCCCCTTTCTGTTTTCTGCCCATAACCCTGAATATTAGGTGTACTCGCCCTCCtccttcccccccccccccccaaaaaaaaaatgttatctgcAAGAGTATTCGCAGTTCTCTTTTTTGCAATTAGTTTTGAACACTATATCATTGAGTGTTTctaataataaatcattatttcattggtaaaattaaaaaagaaaaaacttataataagTTATCTACAACGCATTTTTTGATTCTACAACACTTTCAGTACTTGCCCGGTATGCAACCGTGCTCCAGAATCCAGTATGCATGGTCTATTTTACTTTACTGTCCAAATGGCGcatcttaatttgttttgttgttcCCCTCGCTTCCCATTCATTCTAGCAACCTTTTGAATTATTTAGCCTCTCTTATCTTCCTCACATGGTACGATCATTGCTGTCATTTTATGGATTACTAGGCAGATAAActcattccttttttttttttttttacttattgttAGAACCTGCTCACCAACTGAACCCCTCTGGTGAGAAAAATCAATCCAAAGAAGTTCAGTTGAATACATTAAAGGGGCAAATAATAGGAAATGGATCATATAATTGCATGATAGTGTATTTACATATCGATTTTGTCATATTGGTGGAGCCGAACCCCTTGTCTAATGTtttgatgtaaaaaatattagaatcgGTGGATGCACAATTCAAACACAACTATGCCTtttataaagatgaaagctcAGACTTTTTCACTCCAACATTCACAACTGAAAAATGTTTAATAATCCTTACATTACATCCATATCACATCATTAATATTTGGACAGGTAGTCCAAATACATCATATATAGACCTAATATTTGTTAGAGAAAACTTAGCTAGCATACTAAATGCTTTTCTGCATATATAGATTATACAAATACAAAATAGAAAAGCTTTCCCTAACAAGAACCCAGGTACAAATTAGAACCTGCAGGGGCAGGGACAGGGATAGTGTCTTTAGCAATTTTCCCATTGAAGAGTGTTGTCTTCCACCCCACTTTCTTAGAACTCGTAGTTGGGCTTGGGCTCCTTGAAGGAGAAGGACTGGTAGTAGAACATGAAGTTGCAGCCATCCTCATCTTCTCAATCAGCGCTTCAGTATTCACCTGCTCAGACAAAATTTCCTCAAGTTGTCTCGGGTCAATCAACAACTTCACTCTCCACACCCCATTCTTAGCTGTTGGCAGCACTTCAAGCGCTGACCCATTTGACAAATTCTCAACATAATCACATGCTGCAGATTTGCACATTTCCTCTGATCTTTGAACCACTTGTTGGACTTTGTCGCAGCAACTTTTTTGGTGCTCCACTTGAACCTCCTTCAAAGGGAGAAGATAATAGAAAAGATCATAGCTTAAACTCTCTTGCTCTGGCAAAGGTGCTGAAGCATGACCCTGGCGGAAAATACCATAACCCGGGTAGTGTTGAAGCACTTGAGCCACTGTTTTAGGAGCTTTTAACTGCAAAATGG
This genomic interval from Glycine max cultivar Williams 82 chromosome 5, Glycine_max_v4.0, whole genome shotgun sequence contains the following:
- the LOC100305633 gene encoding transcriptional coactivator PC4/P15 protein KELP-like protein, encoding MDDAETKGRIEETVRRVLQESDMDEVTESKIRKQASEQLGLDLSQPHFKAFVKQVVKAFLQEEEQRQQQQQQDEDDDDEEEEQGGVSKGKEYDDEGDLIICRLSDKRRVTIQDFRGKTLVSIREYYKKDGKELPTSKGISLTEEQWSTFKKNVPAIEKAIKKMESS
- the LOC102666704 gene encoding uncharacterized protein, producing MGNCSMKGTTGECHHSIRVMCDSGAILQLKAPKTVAQVLQHYPGYGIFRQGHASAPLPEQESLSYDLFYYLLPLKEVQVEHQKSCCDKVQQVVQRSEEMCKSAACDYVENLSNGSALEVLPTAKNGVWRVKLLIDPRQLEEILSEQVNTEALIEKMRMAATSCSTTSPSPSRSPSPTTSSKKVGWKTTLFNGKIAKDTIPVPAPAGSNLYLGSC